The genomic region AGACGAAGATTAACAAAGGATGTACAAATAAATACGAGAGCAATACCTAACGCGGCATAGGCCAGTTGTTTTGTCTGGCTGAACGCTTGTTGTTTCATACTTTTTCCTTCCTTTCCTATAGCCATGGCAGCCTGCCTGTATAGGCTTACTAAACAGAAAAGGCTGTCACCAAAATAGCATAACGTCCTTTTGGCATTGCCCCAAAAGGACCAAAAAGGCTAGGCCTACCTCCAAAATACTTGAAAAATTTCCGGCTTACTAAAATCCGTAAACTCGCTTCGCTCAAACAACTACCCAAAGGGCACAGGCGGATTTCTTAACGTAAGCCAAAAATTTTTCATCCTGCGGAACGTATTTTTCCGGAAAGGCCGAACGGGGAACGAACAGGCTACCGAAACTTTTTTATTGAAACAGGCTCTTTTCTGCCGGTCGCTCCTTTATTTCAGACGGTGAGCCGCGTGATAGGTCGGCCCGACATATTGATTGAGCGGGAACGAGTGCTCGATCGCCTTCGTGATAAAGGCTTTCGCCTGGCGTACGGCGGCAGGGACATCAAGGCCCTTGGCGAGGCCGGCGGTAATGGCCGATCCATAGGTGCAGCCGGCACCGTGCGTATAGGCCTGCTTAAATAGCGGTGATTCCAGCGTTTCAAAGCGGTTGCCGTCATACAGCACATCCACCGCCGTGTCCAAGCCGGACTTGGCGCCGCCTTTGATCAAAACATAACGGGGTCCCAGCTTGTGAATCGCCTCGGCAGCAGCCTTCATCTCCTCAATAGACTGGATATGTTTGATGCCGCTTAACTGGCCTGCTTCAAAAATATTAGGAGTAATAATGGCTGCCCGGGGAGCCAGCTCCTCACGGATGCTGACGGCCGCTTCCGGGTGCAACACCTCGTCAGTGCCCTTGCAGACAAGCACCGGATCAATGACTACATTTTTAACCGAATACTGGTCAATCTTGCGCGCTACCAGCGCGATGACCTCGCTGCTGGCCAGCATGCCTGTTTTCAGCGCATCCACGCCGATACCGGCCAGTACGGTTTCCATTTGAGCTTCCAATACCTCCAGCGGCAAGGGATACACATCGTGAGCCCAGCCGTTATGGGGATTTTGTGCTACAATGACGGTGATCGCCGTCATTCCGTATACGCCCAGTTCCTGCATGGTCTTCAAGTCGGCCTGCAAGCCGGCGCCGCCGCTTGTATCCGAACCGGCTACTGCCAGTGCTTTATAAATAGTCATAGAAATCAATGCCTCCTGTATTTAAAAAATAACATGTATAGTATAAAATATATTTGTTCCCTTTAAAATATACAGTTTTATATTTTTTAATAGGTACAGTTTTTTTTATAAAGGAGTTTGACTATGGATTTACTATTACTTGATCCTACCTTGCCCGAACCGCTGTACATCCAGCTATATCAGCAATTTCGGCGTCAAATTGAACAGGGGAGCCTTAGCGCCGGCGAGAAGCTGCCCTCCATCCGCAGTCTGGCCCGGCAACTCACCATCAGCAAAATCACGGTGGAAAAAGCCTATCTGCAGCTTATGAGCGAAGGCTATATTGAAAATGGCAACCGCTCCCGCTATACTGTCAGTCCTTTTGAACCCAGCGTAGCACCACCGGTCGCCAAGAATCCCCTGCCGGCCGCCCGGATCGTCAGTCCGCCGCCTGCACCGCCCATCCGCTATGACTTCGCCAGCGGTGAAATGGACGGCAACGGCTTTAACTTTCCCTTGTGGAAACGGTATATCAATAAAGTATTCGCCCGCCCTGACCAGTTAACCGGCTACGGCCATTACCAGGGAGAATTGGAGCTTAGACAGGAGCTGGCCCGTTATCTGCAAAGCTCCCGCGGCGTAGCAGCCCATCCGGAGCAAATTGTGATCGGCGCCGGTGTGCAAAATCTGCTCCATATGCTTTGCAGTCTTTTGAAACCGGAGCATACCAGCATCGCTTTCGAGGAACCGGGCTTTAAAAACGGCCGGCGCATTTTCGCGGACAATTCCTTCACTATTATTCCCGTCGGCATGAACGCGGACGGCCTGAATATGCAGGAGCTGCAAACCAGCCAGACCCGGCTGGTTTACTTAAGTCCGTCCCACCAATTTCCCACCGGTTATATCATGCCTATCGGCCAACGCCACCGCCTCCTGGCCTGGGCTAAAACCGCCCAAGGGACGATTATTGAAGACGATTACGACAGCGAATTCCGCTATTTCGGCCGGCCCATTCCGGCACTGCAGGGACTGGACCGGGATGGCTCCGTTATCTATGTAGGCTCCCTGTCCAAACTTATTCCCCCCTCCATCCGTATCAGCTATATGGTACTGCCGCCGCGCCTGCTCTATCTGTATCAAAAGAACTCCGCCCTGTATAACCAATCGGCTTCCACCCTGGAACAGCTTGCTCTGGCTGCTTTTATGGCGGACGGGCATTTTGAACGGCAAATCCGGCGACTGCGCAAGCTGTATCAGGAAAAGAGTCTGCTCTTTTATGAGACCATCCAGCGCTGCCTGGGTGACCGGGCCACAATTAATATGACCGATTCCGGTCTTCACACGATTTTGAACCTCCAGACGACCTTATCCACCGGAGAGTTGGTGACCCGCGCCCGCCAGCAAGGCTGCCGCGTAGTCCCGATTGAAGAATATTACTGGGAGAATCCGCCCGGCAAGCTGCCGCAAATCATTTTATATTTTTCCAAAATACCCAGGCAGGAAATTCAGCCAGCCATTGAACTACTTAGATCTGCCTGGTTTGACAAAGTACTAGACATTCCGCCCCATATACAATAAGATGGTTCTAAGGATCGCTGGTTTTATCAACATTTACCAAGCGGCCACACTACCGGAACAAGCCGCGAGTCTGCGGCATACACTGTACCGAATGGCCTTTCTCTTATGATGTTTTTTCAGATACCCTTTCTATTCTTTATAACATTAGAACTACGGCCGGAGTTTAAGGAACCGCTGAACGCGCAAGGCGATAAATCAGCAGTCCTTTAGGGTGTGTCTTCAAGCTATCCGAAACGTCCCCTGCGGCGCTTTTGTGCCATACTTCGTTAACATGTTTTGAGATAGGGGCCACTATTCCCGCAACATGTTGCCTCGTCTGGCGCCAAAATCACTCGCCATGGATCATTCCGTTAGTTTGAAAATACGCCCTTATGAAATTGAATAGTAGGATGTGAATCTGTAATGAAAATTTTTGTGGCCAGACAGCCGATTTTTGATAAGAAGGAAAATGTTGTCGCCTACGAATTGCTGTTCCGTTCAGGAAATTCCCCCGTCTATGACGGTGAAGATGATGATACAGCAACAGCTTCCGTTATTTCCGGCGCCTTCCTGCTGCTGGGCATGGATAAAGCAACCGGAAAAAAACCGGCTTTTGTCAACTTTACCCGCAACAGCTTAAAAAAACTGGCCCGCCAGATTCCGCCCCATTCCATTGTTCTTGAGATATTAGAAACCGTTGAACCTGATGAAGAACTGCTCAGCCTGTGCAGACAACTTAAGCGCTGTGGCTATACACTTGCTTTAGACGACTTTATTTTTGACGAAAAATACTGCGACCTGCTTACCCTGGCAGACATCATCAAAGTAGATTTTATTCTGACCACCGGTAAAGAGCGAAGTGAAATCATCCGACGCGTCAACAACCCCAAGGTTAAGTTTCTGGCAGAAAAGGTGGAAACCAGAGCCGAGTTTGAAGAAGCCGTAGCCTTGGGCTATACTTACTTCCAGGGTTATTTTTTCAGCAAACCTGAGGTACTGTCCGGCGAGGACGTGCCCAGCTACAAAACACAGTATATGCGCATCTTACACGAACTGGGCCGTCCCGATATGGATTTTCAGCGGATGGAACAAATCATCAAGCACGACGTGGCCTTTTCCTTTAAGCTGTTAAAATATATCAATTCTTCCTACTTCGGCTTCAAGAAGACCGTCGACTCGGTCAGGCAGGCGCTCGTCCTGCTGGGAGCGCAGCAAATCCGTCAATGGCTCTTTTTGCTGATTTTGCGTGAACTGGGCAAGGACAGGCCGGAAGAAATCATGGTGTTATCCGTTATCCGGGCGAAATTCGGGGAAAACCTGGCCCGCAAAGCGAACCTGCCGCCCGATATGATCTCCCACGCTTTCACGATGGGCATGTTCTCCCTGCTGGACTGTTTTTTCCAGAGGCCACTGGACGAGGTTTTAGCCGAACTGCCAATTACTGAGGAAATCAAATTGGCTCTCGCCGGTTCCGATCATTCGCTGGGCATCATTTTTCGCCTTATTAGTGCTTATGAAAAAGGCGAATGGGAAGCGGTCTCTGCCTACGCAGCCCGCCTTCATATAAGCGAGTTGGAAATTCCCGACCTCTACCTGCAGACATTGCAATGGATTGAGACATATTTTGAGCAAACACGCTGGTAGCGGTTAGCCTGCTGCCAGCCTAATGCCACCAGCCCTTTTTCGTCCGCCTTATCGAAAAAGAGCCGCAATTTCCTTTCTGCTCGGAAACTGCGGCTCTTTTCTATGTAAAAAAACATCGTTGGAAAAGCTTATTTGGCTGGCTTAAAAAGCTGGAACTACAGCGACACCGTATTTATCCTGGATAAATTTCTTAACTTCCGGCGAAGTCAAAGCCTTATCCAGCTTCTTAATTTCCTCGCGATTTTCTTCACCCTTTCTGACAACAACGACATTGGCATAAGGCGAATCAGCTTCTTCTCTAAACAAAGCACTCTTAGGATCAATTTTAGCCTCCAAAATCCAGTTAGTATTAATCACGGCGCCATCCACATCGGGCAGGCTCCGGGTCAACTGAGCGGCATCCACTTCAACAAAGTTCAGCTTTTTCGGGTTATCCACAATATCACGCGGTGTAGCCTTAAAATCCGGTATGTCTTCTTTCAATTTAATTAATCCGTTTTTCTGCAACAGGACTAAAGCCCGATATTCGTTAGAAGGATTATTAGGAATGGCGATTTGGGCTCCTTCTTTTAATTCACCGGTTGCTTTTACCTTTTGCGAATAAAATCCGATCGGCTCCACGTGCACTTTAGCCGTTACCGTAAATTGGTAGCCCTTTTCCTTACTTACCGAGTCCAGGTAAGGAACATGCTGAAAATAGTTGGCATCAATCTGCTTTTCCGCTAACGCCGGATTCAATTGTCCTTCATCATCCAGTACGACAACTTCCAAATCAACGCCATCTTTAGCTAAAGCCGGTTTGATAAAATTCAAAATTTCAGCATGGGGTACCACCGCTGCCCCTACTTTAAGCACTTTTTTAGCCGGCTGGCTATTGGTTGCGGCACCTTCCTTATTGTTGCCGCAGCCGGCGACGGCTCCCATGGCCAAGACTAATAATGCCAAACCCAGAATAA from Propionispora vibrioides harbors:
- the pdxK gene encoding pyridoxine/pyridoxal/pyridoxamine kinase, translating into MTIYKALAVAGSDTSGGAGLQADLKTMQELGVYGMTAITVIVAQNPHNGWAHDVYPLPLEVLEAQMETVLAGIGVDALKTGMLASSEVIALVARKIDQYSVKNVVIDPVLVCKGTDEVLHPEAAVSIREELAPRAAIITPNIFEAGQLSGIKHIQSIEEMKAAAEAIHKLGPRYVLIKGGAKSGLDTAVDVLYDGNRFETLESPLFKQAYTHGAGCTYGSAITAGLAKGLDVPAAVRQAKAFITKAIEHSFPLNQYVGPTYHAAHRLK
- a CDS encoding MetQ/NlpA family ABC transporter substrate-binding protein, with the protein product MNKKLILGLALLVLAMGAVAGCGNNKEGAATNSQPAKKVLKVGAAVVPHAEILNFIKPALAKDGVDLEVVVLDDEGQLNPALAEKQIDANYFQHVPYLDSVSKEKGYQFTVTAKVHVEPIGFYSQKVKATGELKEGAQIAIPNNPSNEYRALVLLQKNGLIKLKEDIPDFKATPRDIVDNPKKLNFVEVDAAQLTRSLPDVDGAVINTNWILEAKIDPKSALFREEADSPYANVVVVRKGEENREEIKKLDKALTSPEVKKFIQDKYGVAVVPAF
- a CDS encoding PLP-dependent aminotransferase family protein — translated: MDLLLLDPTLPEPLYIQLYQQFRRQIEQGSLSAGEKLPSIRSLARQLTISKITVEKAYLQLMSEGYIENGNRSRYTVSPFEPSVAPPVAKNPLPAARIVSPPPAPPIRYDFASGEMDGNGFNFPLWKRYINKVFARPDQLTGYGHYQGELELRQELARYLQSSRGVAAHPEQIVIGAGVQNLLHMLCSLLKPEHTSIAFEEPGFKNGRRIFADNSFTIIPVGMNADGLNMQELQTSQTRLVYLSPSHQFPTGYIMPIGQRHRLLAWAKTAQGTIIEDDYDSEFRYFGRPIPALQGLDRDGSVIYVGSLSKLIPPSIRISYMVLPPRLLYLYQKNSALYNQSASTLEQLALAAFMADGHFERQIRRLRKLYQEKSLLFYETIQRCLGDRATINMTDSGLHTILNLQTTLSTGELVTRARQQGCRVVPIEEYYWENPPGKLPQIILYFSKIPRQEIQPAIELLRSAWFDKVLDIPPHIQ
- a CDS encoding EAL and HDOD domain-containing protein; this translates as MKIFVARQPIFDKKENVVAYELLFRSGNSPVYDGEDDDTATASVISGAFLLLGMDKATGKKPAFVNFTRNSLKKLARQIPPHSIVLEILETVEPDEELLSLCRQLKRCGYTLALDDFIFDEKYCDLLTLADIIKVDFILTTGKERSEIIRRVNNPKVKFLAEKVETRAEFEEAVALGYTYFQGYFFSKPEVLSGEDVPSYKTQYMRILHELGRPDMDFQRMEQIIKHDVAFSFKLLKYINSSYFGFKKTVDSVRQALVLLGAQQIRQWLFLLILRELGKDRPEEIMVLSVIRAKFGENLARKANLPPDMISHAFTMGMFSLLDCFFQRPLDEVLAELPITEEIKLALAGSDHSLGIIFRLISAYEKGEWEAVSAYAARLHISELEIPDLYLQTLQWIETYFEQTRW